Proteins encoded by one window of Candidatus Nomurabacteria bacterium:
- a CDS encoding ribonuclease HII, whose translation MLCESVTRIDTARVIEIFNIPSSLKDGGLFFCYNQTMQTIVGIDEAGRGPIAGPVAVGVFEFKISNYRSLIRKIALPLRDSKKLTALQREKWFARFKIWQKEKHCDFAVVLISAKEIDRIGINQAISKALINCLKKLKIKSKERMVLDGGLKAPFIYTNQTTIIKGDEKEPVISCASICAKVLRDRYMATMGKKYPGYGFDVHKGYGTKAHYLAISKYGLSPLHRKTYIHQDL comes from the coding sequence ATGCTTTGCGAGTCCGTGACTCGTATTGATACTGCCAGAGTCATTGAAATTTTTAACATCCCGTCATCTCTAAAAGATGGCGGGCTTTTCTTTTGCTACAATCAAACTATGCAAACTATTGTCGGTATTGATGAAGCGGGACGAGGACCAATAGCGGGTCCTGTGGCTGTTGGAGTTTTTGAATTCAAAATTTCAAATTACAGATCGCTCATTAGAAAAATAGCCTTACCGCTTCGGGATTCGAAGAAGTTAACTGCATTACAGAGGGAAAAATGGTTTGCTAGATTTAAGATATGGCAAAAAGAAAAGCATTGTGACTTTGCAGTCGTTTTGATTAGTGCCAAAGAAATAGATCGAATCGGTATTAATCAAGCAATTAGTAAAGCATTGATCAACTGTCTCAAAAAACTAAAAATCAAATCTAAAGAACGTATGGTACTCGATGGAGGACTCAAGGCGCCGTTTATATATACAAATCAAACAACCATTATCAAAGGTGATGAAAAAGAACCAGTGATTTCGTGTGCTTCTATTTGTGCGAAAGTACTGCGAGATAGATATATGGCAACCATGGGGAAAAAATACCCTGGCTATGGATTCGATGTCCACAAAGGTTATGGTACGAAGGCGCATTACCTAGCAATCAGTAAATATGGACTATCGCCCCTCCACCGCAAAACCTATATACACCAAGACTTGTAA